A window from Citrus sinensis cultivar Valencia sweet orange chromosome 5, DVS_A1.0, whole genome shotgun sequence encodes these proteins:
- the LOC127902543 gene encoding uncharacterized protein LOC127902543 isoform X1, producing MFKQLHFLLKEKRRERHLRFSIDTPYYKGLREDLGIHHMVVNDWDRGFDADQNFVLISVPSVLSPDLAPPGKHVLHAYTPGTEPFELWKGLDARSAEYKKLKAERSKVLIYKLVDIGLSHVAFSGKIELQNFENSILLKVCSCITSDSNDSQSSLSI from the exons ATGTTTAAACAGcttcattttctattaaaggaaaagagaaggGAAAGACACTTACGGTTTAGCATAGACACACCATATTATAAG GGTTTACGAGAGGACTTGGGGATTCATCATATGGTTGTGAATGACTGGGACCGAGGATTCGATGctgatcaaaattttgttttaatttctgtACCAAGTGTGTTAAGTCCAGATCTGGCACCCCCTGGGAAACATGTGTTACATGCTTATACACCAGGAACTGAACCGTTTGAATTGTGGAAAGGGCTTGATGCTAGAAGTGCTGAATACAAAAAACTCAAAGCCGAAAGATCTAAGGTACTTATATATAAGCTTGTTGATATTGGCCTTTCTCATGTTGCTTTTTCTGGTAAAATAgaacttcaaaattttgagaacTCAATTTTGCTGAAAGTTTGCTCATGTATAACCAGTGACTCAAATGATTCTCAAAGCTCTTTAAGTATCTAG
- the LOC127902543 gene encoding prolycopene isomerase, chloroplastic-like isoform X2, translating to MFKQLHFLLKEKRRERHLRFSIDTPYYKGLREDLGIHHMVVNDWDRGFDADQNFVLISVPSVLSPDLAPPGKHVLHAYTPGTEPFELWKGLDARSAEYKKLKAERSKLRGTYLINGICSIGRSSFC from the exons ATGTTTAAACAGcttcattttctattaaaggaaaagagaaggGAAAGACACTTACGGTTTAGCATAGACACACCATATTATAAG GGTTTACGAGAGGACTTGGGGATTCATCATATGGTTGTGAATGACTGGGACCGAGGATTCGATGctgatcaaaattttgttttaatttctgtACCAAGTGTGTTAAGTCCAGATCTGGCACCCCCTGGGAAACATGTGTTACATGCTTATACACCAGGAACTGAACCGTTTGAATTGTGGAAAGGGCTTGATGCTAGAAGTGCTGAATACAAAAAACTCAAAGCCGAAAGATCTAAG CTGAGAGGTACATACCTCATCAATGGAATATGCTCTATTGGAAGAAGTTCTTTTTGTTGA